The following proteins come from a genomic window of Rhizobium sp. 007:
- the paoC gene encoding aldehyde oxidoreductase molybdenum-binding subunit PaoC gives MQFDTPATTNPIDQLKVVGQPIHRIDGQLKTTGRAMYAYEWHDAKVPYAYGYPVGAAVAKGRIKSMDVSAAKKAPGVIAVVTAPEVGERKKGKFNTAKLFGGDEIQHYHQAIAVVVAETFEQARAAAALVIVDYAEEKGAFDLREAKESAVKPDESQQPDSAAGDFDAAFRTAPITFDETYTTPDQSHAMMEPHASIAAWDGDELTVWTSSQMIDWWRSDLATTLDVEKEKIHLMSPFIGGGFGGKLFLRADAVLAAFGAKAAKRPVKVALPRPFMMNNTTHRPATIQRIRIGAERDGKITAIAHESWSGDLKGGQLETAVNQTRLLYAGANRMTAMRLATLDLPEGNAMRAPGEAPGLMALEIAIDEMAEKLGLNPVQFRIINDTQVDPEKPERPFSHRDLVGCLKLGSERFGWSARGRPGSKREGNWLIGIGVAAAFRNNLLLPSGARVRLAREGVVTVETDMTDIGTGSYTIIAQTAAEMMGVTVDKVAVRLGDSRFPVSAGSGGQFGGNCSTAGVYAACVKLREAIAQKLGFNSEDVVFENGEVRSGNRSVSLAEAAGAEGLVGEDTIQWGKLSETHQQSTFGAHFVEVGVDVATGETRIRRMLAVCAAGRILNPITARSQVIGAMTMGAGGALSEELAVDARRGFFVNHDLAGYEVPVHADIPHQDVIFMDETDPMSSPMKAKGVGELGLCGVSAAIANAIYNATGVRVRHYPITIDKLIGGLPDTA, from the coding sequence ATGCAGTTCGATACGCCAGCAACTACGAACCCGATCGACCAGCTCAAGGTCGTCGGCCAGCCGATCCACCGCATCGACGGCCAGCTCAAGACGACAGGCCGGGCGATGTACGCCTACGAATGGCACGATGCCAAGGTGCCGTACGCCTACGGCTATCCCGTGGGCGCGGCTGTCGCCAAGGGCCGCATCAAATCCATGGACGTCTCTGCCGCAAAAAAGGCGCCAGGCGTCATCGCCGTTGTGACCGCGCCTGAAGTCGGCGAACGGAAGAAGGGCAAGTTTAACACCGCCAAGCTCTTCGGCGGTGACGAAATCCAGCATTACCACCAGGCGATCGCCGTCGTCGTGGCCGAAACCTTCGAACAAGCCCGCGCAGCCGCAGCACTGGTAATAGTCGACTATGCCGAAGAGAAGGGCGCCTTCGACCTCAGAGAGGCGAAGGAATCGGCGGTGAAGCCGGACGAGTCCCAGCAGCCGGACTCAGCTGCCGGCGACTTCGATGCGGCTTTCAGGACGGCTCCGATCACTTTCGACGAAACCTACACGACGCCGGACCAGTCCCACGCGATGATGGAGCCGCATGCCTCCATCGCAGCCTGGGATGGCGACGAGCTAACAGTCTGGACCTCGAGCCAGATGATAGACTGGTGGCGGTCAGACCTGGCGACCACCCTCGACGTGGAAAAGGAGAAAATTCATCTGATGTCGCCATTCATCGGCGGCGGGTTTGGAGGCAAGTTATTTCTTCGTGCCGACGCCGTCCTTGCCGCGTTTGGAGCAAAGGCTGCGAAGCGACCTGTCAAAGTGGCGCTGCCGCGTCCGTTCATGATGAACAACACAACCCACCGCCCGGCGACCATCCAGCGCATCCGCATCGGAGCGGAACGCGACGGCAAGATCACCGCGATCGCCCATGAAAGCTGGTCAGGCGATCTGAAAGGCGGACAGCTCGAGACGGCCGTCAATCAGACCAGGTTGCTCTACGCCGGCGCGAACCGCATGACGGCGATGCGGCTGGCGACGCTCGACCTTCCCGAGGGCAACGCGATGCGTGCTCCAGGCGAAGCGCCTGGCTTGATGGCGCTGGAGATCGCCATCGACGAGATGGCCGAGAAGCTCGGTCTCAATCCCGTGCAATTTAGGATTATCAATGACACCCAGGTCGATCCCGAGAAGCCCGAGCGGCCGTTCTCGCACCGCGATCTCGTCGGATGTCTGAAGCTCGGCTCCGAGCGGTTCGGGTGGAGCGCGCGAGGAAGACCGGGGTCGAAGCGTGAGGGCAACTGGCTGATCGGCATTGGCGTCGCAGCCGCCTTCCGCAACAACCTGCTGCTTCCTTCCGGAGCACGCGTCCGCCTCGCCCGGGAAGGGGTCGTTACCGTCGAAACCGACATGACCGATATTGGAACGGGCAGTTACACCATCATCGCGCAGACTGCGGCCGAGATGATGGGCGTCACCGTCGACAAGGTCGCGGTCCGGCTTGGCGACTCCCGCTTTCCGGTGTCCGCCGGTTCCGGCGGGCAGTTCGGGGGCAACTGCTCGACGGCGGGTGTTTACGCAGCCTGCGTGAAGCTGAGGGAAGCCATTGCGCAGAAACTTGGTTTCAATTCCGAGGATGTCGTCTTCGAAAACGGCGAGGTCCGCTCCGGCAACCGGTCGGTGTCACTCGCAGAGGCAGCGGGCGCCGAGGGACTGGTTGGTGAAGATACGATCCAATGGGGCAAGCTTTCCGAAACGCACCAACAATCGACCTTCGGCGCGCACTTCGTCGAGGTCGGCGTGGACGTCGCCACGGGAGAAACGCGCATCAGACGGATGCTGGCGGTGTGCGCGGCGGGACGCATTCTCAATCCGATTACCGCGCGCAGCCAAGTGATCGGCGCGATGACCATGGGGGCGGGCGGGGCTCTTTCGGAGGAGCTCGCGGTGGACGCGCGCCGCGGCTTCTTCGTCAATCACGATCTTGCCGGCTATGAGGTACCAGTGCATGCCGACATCCCTCATCAGGACGTTATTTTCATGGACGAGACGGATCCGATGTCGTCACCGATGAAGGCGAAAGGGGTCGGCGAGCTCGGCCTGTGCGGTGTCTCCGCCGCAATCGCCAACGCCATCTACAACGCGACCGGCGTCAGGGTCCGGCACTATCCGATCACAATTGACAAACTGATCGGCGGCCTTCCAGACACCGCTTAG
- a CDS encoding VOC family protein — translation MKPRISVLTLGVAHLERSLAFYRDGLKLPTQGIVGREFAHGAVAFFDLSSGVKLAIWAQDDLAHDSGLTKAPASSTSFSIGHNVSHRREVDEVMEQARLAGADIVKPAEETFYGGYAGYFTDPDGHLWEVVWNPANLPRQD, via the coding sequence ATGAAACCGCGAATTTCTGTCTTGACGCTGGGTGTTGCCCATCTTGAGCGCTCGCTTGCCTTTTACCGTGACGGACTGAAACTGCCCACTCAAGGGATCGTCGGCCGTGAGTTCGCGCATGGCGCCGTCGCGTTCTTTGACCTTTCCAGCGGGGTTAAACTTGCGATTTGGGCTCAGGATGATCTAGCCCACGACAGCGGTCTGACGAAAGCGCCCGCGAGCAGCACCTCGTTCTCGATCGGCCACAACGTCTCGCATCGACGTGAGGTTGACGAGGTCATGGAACAGGCCCGGCTTGCGGGAGCAGACATCGTAAAGCCCGCTGAGGAAACGTTTTACGGTGGATACGCTGGATACTTTACTGATCCGGACGGCCACCTTTGGGAAGTGGTGTGGAATCCGGCCAATCTGCCACGGCAGGATTGA
- a CDS encoding LysR family transcriptional regulator, whose amino-acid sequence MKRDELGDLVAFLAVAEERSFTRAAAQLGTSQSSLSHTVRRLEERMGVRLLTRTTRNVSPTDAGEQLAETLRPAFNDIRSRIDALSALRQRPAGTIRVTSSRHAAETILMPAVKRLMAEFSEINVEISIEQRFVDLAAERFDAGIRLGEGVEKDMIAVRIGPELRMVVAGSPQYFERHTKPRTPHDLTQHSCINLRLPTLGGLYAWEFEKDTRPLNVRVDGQFICNDVPMIIDAALSGIGLTCLPDDHLGPLVKEGKLVSVLEDWCPLFPGYHLYYPSRRLASHAFALLVDALRYRSA is encoded by the coding sequence ATGAAGCGGGACGAACTCGGGGATCTTGTCGCCTTCCTCGCTGTCGCGGAGGAGCGTAGCTTTACCCGCGCGGCTGCACAGCTCGGAACTTCTCAGTCTTCGCTGAGCCACACCGTGCGCCGTCTGGAAGAGCGCATGGGCGTGCGGTTGCTCACACGAACGACGCGTAATGTCTCTCCCACTGATGCAGGCGAGCAACTGGCCGAAACTCTGCGCCCAGCCTTCAATGACATCCGGAGCAGGATCGATGCCCTGAGCGCGTTGCGTCAGCGGCCCGCCGGAACGATACGCGTCACGTCCAGTCGACACGCGGCCGAGACCATACTCATGCCCGCCGTGAAACGTCTGATGGCCGAATTTTCTGAGATCAACGTGGAAATATCGATCGAGCAAAGGTTCGTTGATCTGGCCGCTGAGCGCTTCGATGCTGGCATACGGCTTGGAGAGGGCGTTGAGAAGGACATGATCGCTGTGAGGATCGGACCGGAGCTTCGCATGGTGGTTGCCGGATCGCCGCAGTACTTCGAGCGTCATACGAAGCCTCGGACACCCCACGACCTGACGCAGCACTCCTGCATCAATCTGCGCCTTCCTACGCTCGGCGGGCTCTACGCATGGGAATTCGAGAAAGATACACGTCCGCTGAACGTCCGCGTCGACGGCCAATTCATCTGCAATGATGTGCCGATGATAATCGACGCCGCTTTGAGCGGTATCGGGTTGACGTGTCTCCCCGACGATCATCTCGGTCCGCTGGTGAAGGAGGGTAAATTGGTTTCGGTGCTGGAGGACTGGTGCCCTCTATTCCCTGGCTATCACCTCTACTACCCGAGCCGCCGCCTGGCTTCGCACGCGTTCGCGCTTCTGGTCGACGCTTTGAGATATCGCTCGGCCTAG
- a CDS encoding LysR family transcriptional regulator has product MVISLLHMRHFIAVAEELHFGRAAARLGMAQPPLSQSIKRLEERLGFPLFERTQRMVSLTAAGRVFLEEARRTIAQSEDAVRLARRAASDDLAQISIAFVSAALYRLLPRAIRAFHNVWPDTTIRLYERSTEAQLADLAGGDIDLGFFHPPIKTVDGLAVELIHRDKLVVAAPSHHPLAVSNFCRLADLAGHDFIMFPHPQGPTLHGRITNACRTAGFVPNIVQEARQMHTILSLVAAGLGVSLVPVGATTMKIAGVAFIPLIDAPVELAWELAMGWQPRGARKALRNFLEAVRSTSQELKSEIACLPNQRSNS; this is encoded by the coding sequence ATGGTGATCAGCTTGCTCCATATGCGGCATTTCATTGCCGTGGCCGAAGAATTGCATTTCGGACGCGCCGCTGCCCGGCTCGGCATGGCGCAACCGCCGCTTAGCCAATCGATCAAAAGGCTTGAGGAGCGTTTGGGATTTCCGCTATTCGAGCGGACGCAACGCATGGTGAGCCTCACTGCCGCGGGTCGCGTGTTTCTGGAGGAGGCTCGTCGAACAATTGCGCAATCTGAAGACGCGGTTCGCTTGGCCCGCCGCGCGGCTTCAGACGACCTTGCCCAGATTTCCATCGCCTTTGTCTCCGCAGCTCTCTATCGGCTGCTTCCTCGGGCCATTCGCGCCTTCCACAACGTTTGGCCCGATACGACAATTCGCCTCTATGAACGTTCCACGGAGGCGCAACTGGCCGATCTTGCCGGCGGTGATATCGACCTTGGCTTCTTCCATCCGCCCATCAAGACTGTCGATGGCCTCGCGGTGGAACTGATACACCGGGACAAGCTGGTTGTCGCAGCGCCATCACATCACCCGCTCGCTGTTTCGAACTTTTGCCGGCTTGCTGATCTGGCTGGACACGATTTCATTATGTTTCCTCACCCTCAAGGCCCGACGCTTCATGGGAGGATTACAAACGCCTGCAGGACGGCGGGTTTCGTACCGAATATCGTCCAGGAAGCGAGGCAGATGCATACGATTTTGAGCTTGGTCGCCGCTGGGCTCGGCGTATCGTTGGTGCCCGTGGGCGCGACGACGATGAAGATCGCTGGTGTAGCATTCATCCCACTGATTGACGCACCTGTAGAGCTGGCCTGGGAACTGGCCATGGGATGGCAGCCACGAGGTGCGCGAAAAGCACTGCGAAACTTCCTGGAAGCGGTACGATCAACAAGTCAGGAGCTGAAGTCCGAAATAGCCTGCCTCCCTAACCAACGCTCAAACTCATGA
- a CDS encoding HU family DNA-binding protein, translating to MTTTNEIADKIAGEHGLTKAQSKAVVEAVFASITSAATSGAETSIPGFGKFKVKETPEREGRNPSTGATVKIAAAKKLAFTPAKAVKDALNK from the coding sequence ATGACGACGACAAACGAAATCGCAGACAAGATTGCCGGTGAACATGGCCTTACCAAAGCCCAGAGCAAAGCCGTCGTAGAGGCGGTCTTCGCCTCCATCACGTCGGCCGCCACATCTGGCGCCGAGACCTCGATCCCGGGCTTCGGCAAGTTCAAGGTAAAGGAGACGCCGGAGCGCGAAGGCCGCAATCCCTCAACCGGGGCCACCGTCAAGATCGCTGCCGCAAAGAAGCTCGCCTTCACGCCGGCCAAGGCAGTGAAGGATGCTCTGAACAAGTGA
- a CDS encoding carboxymuconolactone decarboxylase family protein translates to MKNIAAGIAISALAAAGVEAQERRRVAPPAVYDVAPGLAHFTDDVLFGEVWERAELAPRDRSLVTVSAIISTGKTAQIGGHVRRALDNGVKAGEIGELITQLAFYSGWPNAISAVAETKTVFDERNIAPVKNSVTARIELEAAAEAARAATVNASVAPTAAGLAGLTNRVLFGDLWQRPDLSARDRSLVTMSALIAIGQPEQLPFHANRAMDNGLTRAEASEVVTQVAFYAGWPRAMSAVQVLQRVFDSREAASKASAASADLKITRVNQGRASAPEQYFTGEVETSGFYRGDTPARIGGATVSFPAGARTAWHTHPLGQTLFIISGRGWIQTEGKPIEQVGPGDVVWIPPLVKHWHGASAGEPMTHFAVAEALNGSSVTWMEKVSDDDYGKGREID, encoded by the coding sequence ATGAAGAACATTGCCGCAGGCATCGCCATTTCCGCTCTCGCCGCGGCAGGAGTCGAGGCTCAGGAACGTCGCCGGGTCGCTCCACCCGCCGTCTACGACGTCGCGCCCGGCCTTGCCCACTTCACCGACGATGTGCTCTTCGGCGAGGTTTGGGAACGAGCAGAACTTGCACCTCGCGATCGCAGCCTCGTCACCGTCTCGGCGATCATCTCGACTGGCAAGACGGCGCAGATCGGCGGTCATGTCCGGCGCGCCCTCGACAACGGCGTCAAAGCCGGAGAGATTGGCGAACTGATCACCCAGCTCGCCTTTTATTCCGGTTGGCCGAACGCCATCTCCGCCGTAGCAGAGACTAAAACGGTATTTGACGAGCGCAACATCGCTCCGGTCAAGAACAGTGTGACGGCCCGGATCGAGCTCGAGGCTGCCGCCGAGGCGGCTCGCGCAGCGACGGTCAATGCGTCCGTCGCTCCGACCGCCGCGGGTCTTGCCGGTCTCACAAACCGCGTGCTTTTCGGGGACCTCTGGCAGCGGCCAGATCTTTCGGCCCGCGACCGCAGCCTGGTGACGATGTCGGCGCTGATTGCCATTGGACAACCGGAGCAGCTTCCTTTCCATGCGAACCGGGCGATGGACAACGGCTTGACCCGCGCGGAGGCATCCGAGGTCGTAACCCAGGTTGCCTTCTACGCGGGTTGGCCACGAGCCATGTCCGCAGTGCAGGTGCTCCAGCGGGTGTTCGACAGTCGGGAGGCCGCCTCTAAAGCATCTGCGGCCTCGGCCGATCTTAAGATAACCCGCGTCAATCAGGGCCGGGCCAGCGCTCCCGAACAATATTTCACGGGCGAGGTTGAGACCTCTGGCTTCTATCGGGGCGATACGCCCGCCCGCATAGGAGGAGCGACAGTATCCTTCCCGGCTGGAGCCCGCACGGCATGGCATACCCACCCGCTTGGTCAAACGCTCTTCATCATCTCCGGCCGCGGCTGGATTCAGACAGAAGGAAAGCCTATCGAGCAGGTCGGACCGGGCGACGTGGTCTGGATACCGCCGCTGGTCAAGCACTGGCACGGCGCCTCGGCAGGCGAGCCGATGACACATTTTGCAGTGGCCGAAGCCCTAAACGGCAGTTCGGTCACCTGGATGGAGAAGGTTTCCGACGATGACTACGGCAAGGGTCGCGAAATCGATTGA
- a CDS encoding aldo/keto reductase, which yields MQKRVLGKSGLEVSALGFGCMGLNFSYSQSLSRQDSVALIRAAVERGVTFFDTAEVYGPFTNEQIVGEALAPVRDRAVIATKFGFNIEDGKMAGLNSHPEHIREVCDASLKRLGVEVIDLFYQHRVDPNVPIEDVAGAVKELIAEGKVRHFGLSEPGAQTVRRAHAVQPVAVLQNEYSLWTRGPETNGILAACEELGIGLVPYSPLGKGFLAGAISKDTEIGDNDFRKILPRFTPEALEKNQALVDLLKRIAGEKSATPAQIALAWLLAQKPWIVPIPGTTKLHRLEENLGAVDVALTAADLAEIEDAAATIEIEGERYPEQLMATTGR from the coding sequence ATGCAGAAACGTGTCCTTGGAAAGAGTGGCCTGGAGGTATCGGCTCTCGGCTTCGGGTGCATGGGGCTGAACTTCAGTTACAGTCAGTCCCTGAGCAGGCAGGACAGCGTCGCGCTCATCCGCGCCGCGGTCGAACGCGGCGTGACCTTCTTCGACACGGCTGAGGTATACGGCCCATTTACGAACGAGCAGATCGTAGGTGAAGCGCTCGCGCCGGTCCGCGACCGCGCGGTCATCGCAACCAAGTTCGGCTTCAACATCGAAGACGGGAAGATGGCGGGACTGAACAGCCATCCGGAACACATACGCGAGGTTTGCGACGCATCGCTGAAGCGGCTCGGTGTCGAGGTCATCGACCTCTTTTACCAGCACCGCGTGGATCCGAACGTGCCGATTGAGGATGTCGCCGGCGCGGTGAAAGAACTGATCGCAGAGGGCAAGGTCAGGCACTTCGGACTGTCCGAACCTGGCGCGCAGACGGTCCGCCGCGCCCACGCCGTCCAGCCCGTTGCAGTACTACAGAACGAGTATTCGCTTTGGACCCGCGGGCCGGAAACCAACGGAATCCTGGCCGCGTGCGAGGAACTCGGTATCGGCCTTGTTCCCTACAGTCCCCTCGGCAAGGGTTTCCTCGCCGGTGCGATCAGCAAGGACACGGAGATCGGAGACAATGACTTCCGTAAAATTCTGCCGCGCTTCACTCCTGAAGCGCTTGAAAAGAACCAGGCCCTCGTCGATCTGTTGAAACGCATCGCAGGAGAGAAAAGCGCGACGCCCGCTCAGATCGCTCTGGCCTGGTTGCTTGCCCAAAAGCCGTGGATCGTGCCGATTCCGGGCACCACGAAGCTGCATCGCCTAGAAGAGAATCTGGGAGCAGTCGACGTCGCCCTGACGGCCGCGGACCTTGCCGAGATCGAGGATGCCGCCGCGACGATCGAAATCGAGGGGGAACGCTATCCGGAACAATTGATGGCCACTACCGGGCGCTGA
- the paoA gene encoding aldehyde dehydrogenase iron-sulfur subunit PaoA — translation MHNPIQLEISRRDLLISSAATVAVTGVAAGGAAAQSAETAMHYTTKMSFTVNGERRDLDVDNRTTLLDALREHLHLTGTKKGCDHGQCGACTVMVDGRRVISCLTLAVMHEGDQITTIEGLGKPGDLHPMQAAFVKHDGFQCGYCTPGQICSSLAVLEEIKANIPSHVTGDLTAKVAVTPAEIRERMSGNICRCGAYSNIVDAIVEVAGTKA, via the coding sequence ATGCATAACCCCATTCAACTCGAAATCTCCCGTCGGGATTTACTTATCTCGTCTGCCGCGACCGTCGCGGTCACCGGCGTTGCAGCCGGGGGAGCGGCGGCACAATCTGCGGAAACCGCAATGCACTACACAACGAAGATGTCCTTCACCGTCAACGGCGAGAGGCGTGATCTCGACGTTGACAATAGAACAACGCTCCTCGACGCGCTGCGCGAACACCTCCATCTGACGGGTACGAAGAAGGGATGCGACCACGGTCAGTGCGGCGCGTGCACAGTCATGGTCGACGGCCGTCGCGTCATCTCGTGTTTGACGCTTGCCGTCATGCATGAAGGCGACCAGATTACGACGATCGAAGGTCTCGGAAAGCCAGGCGATCTCCACCCGATGCAGGCGGCCTTCGTCAAGCACGACGGATTTCAGTGCGGCTATTGCACGCCTGGGCAGATCTGTTCCTCCCTGGCGGTGCTAGAGGAGATCAAGGCGAACATCCCGAGTCACGTCACTGGCGACCTAACCGCCAAGGTGGCTGTCACCCCGGCCGAGATCCGCGAGCGCATGAGCGGCAATATCTGTCGTTGCGGCGCCTATTCCAACATTGTCGACGCCATCGTCGAGGTCGCGGGGACAAAAGCATGA
- a CDS encoding alpha/beta fold hydrolase has product MQKLAFYCAAIATTFGVVPTFAEVERKDFRVNAAPDVELAIREVWKTEAERNGPPIVLVHGARVPGIASFDLPVEGGSLAADLATRGYQVFIVDARGYGRSDRPGQDGPPEGRPLTHSNEVARDIDAAVEAIRDRTDSRQVGLLGWATGGHWAGMYASLFPEKVSHLVVYNSLYGATSGHPTLGSDSETADPNDHRRFNIAKFGAYRLNTAASLMPSWDKSIPVDAKESWRDPAVVEAYQQAALASDQTSGDRKPAAFRSPSGAMEDSFYLASSRQLWDAASITARVLIIRSENDFWSRPDDVTTLEGHLVNAARVRSVTIPGATHYVHLDRSERGRSQFITEVVRLLSESDNTASR; this is encoded by the coding sequence ATGCAAAAACTTGCTTTCTATTGCGCTGCCATCGCGACGACGTTCGGTGTTGTGCCTACATTCGCAGAAGTCGAACGCAAGGATTTCCGGGTAAATGCTGCACCTGATGTCGAACTGGCTATCCGGGAGGTCTGGAAGACAGAGGCAGAACGCAACGGGCCTCCCATCGTCCTTGTCCATGGAGCACGGGTGCCGGGTATTGCCTCCTTCGATTTGCCGGTCGAAGGAGGATCACTGGCTGCGGACTTGGCAACGAGAGGATATCAGGTGTTCATCGTGGACGCCCGTGGCTACGGCAGATCGGACCGTCCCGGACAGGATGGTCCACCGGAAGGCCGGCCGCTGACCCATTCCAACGAAGTCGCCCGCGACATCGATGCTGCGGTCGAGGCTATCCGGGATAGGACTGACAGTCGGCAAGTCGGGTTGCTCGGCTGGGCCACCGGCGGACATTGGGCTGGCATGTACGCATCTCTTTTCCCGGAAAAGGTCAGCCACCTGGTCGTCTATAACTCGCTTTACGGCGCAACCTCTGGACATCCGACACTTGGATCGGACAGCGAGACCGCCGACCCGAATGATCACCGCCGCTTCAACATTGCGAAGTTCGGGGCCTACCGATTGAACACGGCTGCTTCACTCATGCCCTCCTGGGACAAATCCATTCCTGTGGACGCCAAGGAAAGCTGGCGTGATCCGGCAGTGGTCGAAGCCTACCAACAGGCGGCGCTGGCGTCCGATCAGACATCTGGCGATCGGAAGCCAGCTGCATTCCGCTCCCCTTCCGGGGCAATGGAAGACAGCTTCTATCTTGCCTCCAGCAGGCAGCTTTGGGACGCTGCATCGATTACCGCACGCGTGCTGATCATCCGTTCTGAGAACGACTTTTGGAGCCGTCCTGATGACGTAACGACGCTTGAAGGTCACCTCGTCAATGCGGCCCGTGTCCGTAGCGTAACGATTCCGGGCGCCACGCATTATGTCCACCTCGATCGTTCCGAGCGTGGCCGTTCGCAATTCATCACAGAAGTGGTGAGATTGCTCTCGGAATCCGACAACACCGCAAGCCGGTGA
- a CDS encoding xanthine dehydrogenase family protein subunit M gives MRAFTYERASSVEAAAQAAASNPEAKFIAGGTNLLDLMKLEIETPTHLIDVNGLGLDKIEPTSEGGLRIGALVRNTDLAAHETVRRDYELLSRALVAGASGQLRNKATTAGNLLQRTRCPYFYDPNQPCNKRQPGSGCSAIGGFTRQHAVVGTSDACIATHPSDMAIAMRALDAVVETVKADGSQRSIPIADFHRLPGNTPHIETVLERGEFITGVILPPPIGGRHIYRKVRDRASYAFALVSVGAVIQPDGTGRVAVGGVAHKPWRVEAAEAELPKGARAAAGVLLADARPTEQNRFKVDLVERTLAAVISQARG, from the coding sequence ATGAGAGCCTTCACCTACGAACGGGCCTCGTCCGTCGAGGCCGCGGCCCAAGCGGCCGCCTCCAATCCGGAAGCGAAGTTTATCGCCGGGGGCACTAACCTTCTCGACCTCATGAAGCTCGAGATCGAGACGCCGACGCATCTGATCGACGTGAACGGCCTCGGATTGGACAAGATTGAACCCACTTCGGAGGGCGGACTGCGTATCGGAGCCCTGGTTCGCAACACGGACCTTGCGGCACACGAAACCGTTCGTCGAGATTACGAGCTCCTGTCCCGAGCGCTCGTCGCGGGCGCTTCCGGTCAACTCCGCAACAAGGCGACGACGGCGGGGAACCTCTTGCAGCGCACGCGCTGTCCGTACTTCTACGACCCGAACCAGCCGTGCAACAAGCGTCAGCCAGGCAGCGGCTGTTCGGCCATCGGCGGCTTCACCCGCCAGCACGCCGTCGTCGGCACGAGCGACGCCTGCATCGCCACCCATCCGAGCGACATGGCGATCGCCATGCGAGCGCTGGATGCCGTGGTCGAAACGGTAAAGGCAGACGGCAGCCAGCGTTCCATCCCCATCGCCGACTTCCACCGCCTGCCGGGCAACACCCCGCATATCGAGACGGTTCTCGAACGCGGCGAGTTCATCACAGGGGTCATTCTCCCACCGCCGATCGGGGGGCGTCACATCTACAGGAAGGTCCGCGATCGCGCCTCCTACGCCTTCGCACTCGTTTCCGTGGGCGCGGTTATCCAACCTGATGGGACCGGTCGCGTCGCCGTCGGTGGCGTTGCCCATAAGCCTTGGCGCGTCGAGGCGGCCGAAGCCGAGCTGCCAAAAGGGGCCCGCGCCGCCGCTGGTGTCCTTCTCGCGGACGCCCGTCCTACCGAACAGAACCGTTTCAAGGTCGACCTGGTCGAGCGCACGCTCGCAGCGGTCATCTCGCAAGCCAGGGGGTAG